In Geobacillus kaustophilus, a genomic segment contains:
- the trpE gene encoding anthranilate synthase component I: protein MSADGLAAFLAEANEFRTIPIVRKFVADVIEPLGVFANLHEEAVFLLESKDDESPWARYSFIGVAPFLMLESETGETFSVKDENGNEQITAPTLKEAFQWVERTLAVKPLAETVPFTGGAVGFLGYDFISAIEKVPRHKNRDVPMKTAYFVFCESLFAFDHQKRELLIIHYIRLSGNETEEEKIEAYRAAKRRMADLAAKAARPQAEQPLLPAENESGRAASFAKAASNYDKEQFLRDVEAVKRYIAAGDVFQAVLSQRFCVPVQAGGFAIYRLLRYINPSPYMFYFQLDGIEIVGSSPEKLIQVHRRRVEIDPIAGTRRRGRSPEEDERLADELYHDPKERAEHYMLVDLARNDIGRVAKHGTVEVPVLLQIGKFSHVMHLISKVIGELDDNVHPIDALLAAFPAGTVSGAPKVRAMQILQELEPTARGLYAGAIAYIGFDGNIDSCIAIRTAVVKDGYAYVQAGAGIVADSVPELEWKETRNKASALMKAIEQAERLFAKGERVVC from the coding sequence ATGTCTGCTGATGGGCTGGCCGCTTTTTTGGCGGAAGCGAACGAATTTCGCACCATCCCGATTGTGCGCAAATTTGTAGCCGATGTCATTGAGCCGCTCGGCGTGTTTGCCAATTTGCACGAGGAAGCGGTGTTTTTGCTTGAAAGCAAGGATGACGAATCGCCGTGGGCGCGCTATTCGTTCATCGGTGTGGCGCCGTTTTTGATGCTGGAGAGCGAAACTGGCGAAACGTTTTCGGTGAAAGACGAAAACGGGAACGAACAAATCACCGCACCGACGCTGAAAGAAGCGTTTCAATGGGTCGAGCGGACGCTTGCCGTCAAGCCGCTTGCCGAGACGGTGCCGTTTACAGGCGGTGCAGTTGGGTTTTTAGGCTACGATTTCATTTCCGCCATCGAGAAAGTGCCGCGCCACAAAAACCGCGATGTGCCTATGAAGACGGCCTATTTCGTGTTTTGTGAATCGCTGTTTGCGTTTGACCACCAAAAGCGTGAGCTGCTCATCATTCACTATATTCGGTTGAGCGGCAATGAAACGGAGGAAGAGAAAATCGAAGCGTACCGCGCGGCCAAACGGCGCATGGCCGATCTCGCGGCGAAAGCGGCCCGCCCTCAAGCCGAGCAGCCGCTCTTGCCGGCGGAAAACGAATCGGGGCGGGCCGCCTCGTTTGCCAAAGCGGCGTCCAATTATGACAAAGAACAGTTTTTGCGCGATGTGGAGGCCGTGAAACGGTACATCGCGGCCGGCGATGTGTTTCAAGCGGTTCTGTCGCAGCGCTTCTGCGTGCCGGTTCAAGCCGGAGGCTTTGCCATTTATCGGTTGCTCCGATACATCAACCCGTCGCCGTACATGTTTTATTTCCAGCTTGACGGTATAGAAATTGTTGGCAGTTCGCCGGAAAAACTGATTCAAGTGCACCGTCGGCGCGTTGAGATCGACCCGATTGCCGGTACACGGCGGCGCGGCCGATCGCCGGAGGAAGACGAGAGGCTGGCTGATGAGCTGTACCACGATCCGAAAGAACGGGCAGAGCATTATATGCTTGTCGATTTGGCGCGCAACGACATCGGTCGGGTCGCCAAGCACGGAACGGTCGAGGTGCCGGTGTTGCTTCAAATCGGCAAGTTTTCACACGTGATGCACTTAATTTCCAAAGTCATCGGTGAACTGGACGACAACGTCCACCCGATCGATGCACTCCTTGCCGCCTTTCCGGCAGGAACGGTGAGCGGGGCGCCGAAAGTGCGAGCGATGCAAATTTTGCAGGAACTCGAGCCGACGGCGAGGGGGCTGTATGCCGGAGCGATTGCCTATATCGGGTTTGACGGCAACATCGATTCGTGCATCGCCATCCGGACAGCGGTCGTGAAAGACGGCTATGCCTATGTGCAAGCCGGCGCCGGCATTGTTGCCGACTCCGTTCCGGAACTGGAGTGGAAAGAGACGCGCAATAAGGCGAGCGCCTTGATGAAGGCGATTGAACAAGCGGAACGACTATTTGCTAAAGGGGAGAGGGTCGTATGTTGA
- the trpD gene encoding anthranilate phosphoribosyltransferase: MLKQLLSKCAEEKALTEDEAYAAMNIIMSGEATDSQIASLLSMLRLRGETVDELVGFVRAMRDRMTAIEASDDVIDTCGTGGDGAATFNVSTAAAIVISSLGVKVAKHGNRAVSSKSGSADVLERLGIDIQTSPSAAKQALETKGLAFLFAPLYHAAMKYAAGPRKEIGFRTVFNLIGPLANPARCKRQVVGVYSTRYAEKLAEAMRRLGSEHVLFVTGRDGLDECSIAAETDVVELRNGSIRRFVLAPEDVGLPRGELADVQVSDPEESAALLEAVMAGTAPESAINIVALNAGAALYAAGKAETIAEGVAMAKEAILSKTAYEQLQRLRAKEVVHDA, from the coding sequence ATGTTGAAGCAGCTGCTTTCGAAATGTGCGGAAGAGAAAGCATTGACGGAAGACGAAGCGTATGCGGCGATGAATATCATCATGTCCGGCGAGGCGACGGACAGTCAAATCGCAAGTCTGTTGTCCATGCTCCGCCTGCGCGGAGAGACGGTCGATGAGCTCGTCGGATTTGTACGGGCGATGCGCGACCGGATGACTGCCATTGAGGCTAGCGATGATGTCATCGATACGTGTGGCACGGGCGGCGATGGGGCGGCGACATTCAACGTTTCCACCGCCGCGGCGATCGTCATTTCATCGCTTGGCGTCAAAGTCGCCAAGCACGGCAACCGCGCTGTTTCGTCAAAAAGCGGCAGCGCCGATGTGCTCGAGCGGCTCGGCATTGACATTCAAACGTCGCCATCGGCCGCCAAACAGGCGTTGGAAACGAAAGGACTGGCCTTTCTGTTCGCCCCGCTCTATCATGCGGCGATGAAATACGCTGCCGGACCGCGGAAGGAAATTGGTTTCCGCACCGTTTTCAACTTGATCGGCCCGCTCGCCAATCCGGCGCGCTGCAAGCGGCAAGTCGTCGGCGTCTATTCGACCCGCTACGCTGAGAAATTGGCGGAGGCGATGCGCCGCCTCGGTTCGGAACATGTGTTGTTTGTCACCGGGCGCGACGGGCTTGATGAATGTAGCATCGCTGCAGAAACGGATGTTGTGGAGCTGAGAAACGGCTCGATCCGCCGCTTCGTCCTCGCGCCGGAAGATGTCGGCTTGCCGCGCGGCGAGCTTGCCGATGTGCAAGTGAGCGATCCGGAAGAGAGCGCCGCGCTTCTTGAGGCGGTGATGGCGGGAACAGCTCCGGAGAGCGCCATCAATATCGTGGCGCTGAACGCCGGCGCCGCCCTGTATGCCGCCGGCAAAGCTGAAACGATTGCCGAAGGAGTGGCGATGGCGAAAGAGGCCATTTTGTCCAAAACCGCATATGAACAACTGCAACGCCTGCGGGCGAAGGAAGTGGTTCATGATGCTTGA
- the trpC gene encoding indole-3-glycerol phosphate synthase TrpC → MLEQILATKREEVETLTLPEPLPKRKRRPFAAALRQPRRMLGLIAEVKKASPSKGVIRPDFDPVAIAKAYERAGADAISVLTDERYFQGHRRYLRAVKEAVDLPVLRKDFIIDRRQVEESARLGADAILLIGEALPPETLEALYNEAYSLGLECLVEVHAKETLERILDRFTPEVVGINNRDLHTFVTTLEATKALASLVPPSCVIVSESGIGSHNDVQAVQSYGAQAVLVGESLMRQDDVERAVYRLFGEEDGDGSA, encoded by the coding sequence ATGCTTGAGCAAATTTTGGCGACGAAACGGGAAGAAGTGGAAACGTTGACGCTGCCGGAGCCATTGCCAAAGCGGAAGCGCCGTCCATTTGCGGCGGCGCTTCGCCAGCCGCGGCGGATGCTTGGCTTGATCGCCGAGGTGAAAAAAGCGTCGCCGTCAAAAGGCGTCATTCGCCCGGATTTTGATCCGGTGGCCATCGCGAAAGCATATGAGCGTGCCGGTGCCGACGCGATCAGCGTGCTGACGGATGAACGATATTTCCAAGGGCATCGTCGCTATTTGCGAGCGGTGAAAGAAGCGGTCGACCTCCCGGTTTTGCGCAAAGATTTCATCATCGACCGCCGGCAAGTCGAAGAAAGCGCTCGGCTTGGAGCAGATGCGATTTTGTTGATCGGCGAGGCGCTTCCGCCGGAAACGCTTGAAGCGCTGTATAACGAAGCGTACAGTTTGGGGCTTGAATGTTTGGTTGAAGTGCATGCGAAAGAGACGCTTGAGCGCATTTTGGATCGATTTACGCCGGAAGTGGTCGGCATCAACAACCGCGATTTGCATACGTTTGTGACGACGCTGGAGGCGACGAAAGCCCTCGCTTCGCTCGTTCCACCGTCGTGCGTCATCGTCAGCGAAAGCGGGATTGGTTCTCACAACGACGTACAGGCGGTTCAGTCGTACGGAGCACAGGCGGTGCTCGTCGGTGAGTCGCTCATGCGCCAAGACGATGTGGAGCGGGCGGTCTATCGGCTGTTCGGAGAGGAAGATGGCGATGGTTCGGCTTAA
- a CDS encoding phosphoribosylanthranilate isomerase, producing MVRLKYCGNRSAEDVQVAIASGADYLGFIFAESKRKVSPSEVQQWLAPHKLGAKQVVGVFVNAPVRRISAVAAQLPLHVIQCHGRETPAELAAVKEAVPLSVWKAIHHGDGALAAMRQYAGIADGYVVDSRAAGSWGGTGVAFDWEAVPHYLEEAARQGVPCFIAGGVTPDNIERLLVYRPDGIDISSGIETDGRKDPAKMKQIEAKIKHHGC from the coding sequence ATGGTTCGGCTTAAATATTGCGGCAACCGTTCCGCTGAAGACGTGCAAGTGGCCATCGCCAGCGGCGCCGACTACCTTGGCTTTATTTTCGCTGAGAGCAAGCGGAAAGTTTCACCAAGCGAAGTGCAGCAATGGCTCGCGCCCCATAAGCTTGGCGCAAAGCAGGTTGTCGGCGTCTTTGTCAACGCCCCCGTTAGGCGGATCTCCGCTGTCGCCGCCCAGCTGCCGCTTCATGTCATCCAATGCCACGGCCGTGAAACGCCGGCGGAGCTGGCGGCGGTGAAAGAGGCTGTGCCGCTTTCCGTTTGGAAGGCGATCCATCATGGCGACGGCGCGCTTGCGGCGATGAGGCAGTACGCTGGCATTGCCGATGGCTACGTCGTTGACAGCCGCGCCGCCGGCTCCTGGGGCGGGACGGGCGTTGCTTTTGATTGGGAGGCGGTGCCGCACTATTTGGAAGAGGCGGCCCGCCAAGGCGTGCCGTGCTTCATCGCCGGCGGCGTCACTCCGGACAATATCGAGCGGCTGCTTGTCTACCGCCCGGATGGCATCGATATTAGCAGCGGCATTGAAACGGACGGACGCAAAGATCCAGCGAAGATGAAACAAATCGAAGCAAAAATAAAACATCACGGGTGTTGA